A DNA window from Stutzerimonas stutzeri contains the following coding sequences:
- a CDS encoding DUF2062 domain-containing protein, whose translation MPRRFFKRYMPHPDRIKTNKSLRFLGALIHDPNLWHLNRHSVARAMAIGLFWAMIPMPLQMLAAALCALPSRANLPIAVGLVWLTNPLTMPPVFYCNYKVGTWLLDTPANSMPAELSLAWVRHMLEHNWEPLYLGSLVTGTVLAVLGYAFTQAYWRWWVGRSWRRRQDARR comes from the coding sequence ATGCCGCGTCGTTTTTTCAAACGCTACATGCCGCACCCTGATCGTATCAAGACTAACAAGTCGCTGCGTTTTCTCGGCGCGCTGATTCACGATCCCAATCTCTGGCATCTCAATCGGCACTCGGTAGCGCGCGCCATGGCGATCGGTTTGTTCTGGGCAATGATACCGATGCCGCTACAGATGCTTGCCGCAGCCTTATGCGCACTGCCGTCCAGGGCTAACTTGCCGATCGCAGTGGGTCTGGTCTGGCTGACCAACCCACTGACCATGCCACCCGTGTTCTATTGCAACTACAAGGTTGGCACCTGGCTGCTCGACACACCAGCTAACAGCATGCCCGCCGAACTTAGCCTGGCTTGGGTGCGGCACATGCTGGAGCACAACTGGGAACCGTTGTACCTGGGTTCCCTAGTTACGGGAACGGTACTGGCGGTGCTCGGTTACGCCTTTACCCAGGCCTATTGGCGCTGGTGGGTTGGGCGTAGCTGGCGGCGCCGGCAGGACGCCCGCCGCTAG
- a CDS encoding DNA internalization-related competence protein ComEC/Rec2 — protein MRTLMLALAAGLVLPRFLPVLPASWACAAFAAVGVLMLVHRRWAALALFLLGLSWACYQSQNAMDDRLPASMDGRTFWIEGTVVGLPGTIGDVVRFELGDIESRHAGLPSRVRLSWYGGPQLRAGERWRLAARLKRPRGLVNPQSFDYEAWLLARGIGATGTVKAGERVSTSAVAAADGWRDRLRARLMDVSAFDRQGAIAALVVGDDSGLSRRDWQVLQDTGTVHLMVISGQHIGMLAGLLYGLVALLARLGVWPSRWSWLPCACGLAFAGALSYGWLAGFDVPVRRACLMVAVVLLWRLRFRHLGVWQPLLLALNGVLLTDPLVTLQPGFWLSFGAVAVLVLAFSGRLGRWAWWKTLTRAQWAATLGLLPLLMALGLPVSASGPLANLIAVPWVSLTVPVALLGTVLLALGGIGEALLWLAGGSLALLFELLSIIAAWQPAWLVVGLPYWALLMVGLAVLLLLMPAGIPLRALGLVLLLPLVFPPRTEVPEGRAQVQVLDVGQGLSVLVRTREHALLYDAGPRQGDFDTGERVVFPSLRSLGVSQLDMLLLSHADNDHSGGAQAIQRLMPVAKIISGEPQRHAAELGALPCDSGSEWQWDHVRFSLWQWQAARESNQMSCVLLVEANGERVLLTGDIDEVAERALLGSGRDVQAQWLLLPHHGSRSSSSEPFLRAVAPDAALVSRSLHNAFGHPHPSVSARLAALGIDAYDTALHGAIRIDLGDFSAAEVERAKRRFWREK, from the coding sequence ATGCGGACATTAATGCTGGCGCTCGCCGCGGGGCTTGTATTGCCGCGGTTCCTGCCGGTGCTGCCTGCGAGCTGGGCCTGCGCAGCGTTCGCCGCGGTTGGCGTGCTGATGCTCGTGCACAGGAGGTGGGCCGCGCTGGCCTTGTTTCTTCTTGGCTTGAGCTGGGCCTGTTACCAGAGCCAAAACGCCATGGACGACCGCCTGCCGGCCTCAATGGATGGCCGTACGTTCTGGATAGAAGGGACGGTGGTCGGCCTGCCTGGCACGATTGGCGATGTAGTGCGCTTCGAACTTGGCGATATCGAGTCGCGCCACGCCGGTTTGCCATCGAGGGTGCGCCTATCCTGGTATGGCGGGCCGCAGCTCCGGGCCGGCGAGCGCTGGCGGTTGGCGGCGCGACTGAAGCGTCCCCGCGGTCTGGTCAACCCACAATCGTTCGACTACGAAGCCTGGCTGCTGGCACGCGGTATTGGCGCGACCGGCACTGTCAAGGCCGGGGAGCGTGTGTCGACTTCGGCAGTTGCTGCGGCCGACGGCTGGCGCGACCGGCTGAGGGCGCGTCTGATGGACGTTTCGGCATTCGATCGGCAGGGCGCAATCGCGGCGCTGGTGGTAGGTGACGATTCCGGCTTGAGCCGCCGTGATTGGCAGGTACTACAGGACACGGGCACCGTGCACCTGATGGTCATTTCGGGCCAGCACATTGGCATGCTGGCGGGGTTGCTGTACGGGCTGGTCGCGCTGCTAGCTCGGTTGGGTGTCTGGCCGAGTCGGTGGTCGTGGCTACCTTGCGCGTGCGGACTGGCCTTTGCCGGTGCGCTTTCTTACGGCTGGCTCGCAGGGTTTGATGTTCCTGTCCGACGCGCCTGCCTCATGGTTGCGGTGGTCCTGCTCTGGCGCTTGCGTTTCCGTCATCTGGGCGTATGGCAGCCGCTGCTGCTTGCGCTCAATGGTGTTCTGCTGACCGATCCGCTGGTCACTTTGCAACCGGGGTTCTGGCTCTCCTTCGGTGCCGTTGCGGTGCTGGTTTTGGCTTTCTCCGGACGGCTAGGTCGGTGGGCTTGGTGGAAGACGCTGACGCGGGCGCAATGGGCCGCGACCCTGGGCCTGCTTCCACTATTGATGGCGCTGGGCCTGCCGGTCAGTGCCAGCGGTCCGTTGGCCAATTTGATCGCCGTTCCCTGGGTGAGTCTGACTGTGCCCGTGGCGCTTCTAGGTACGGTACTTTTAGCCCTAGGTGGAATCGGCGAAGCGCTGCTTTGGCTGGCCGGCGGCTCCCTCGCGCTGCTATTTGAGCTATTGAGCATCATCGCCGCCTGGCAACCTGCCTGGTTGGTTGTCGGTTTGCCTTACTGGGCACTGCTGATGGTCGGGTTGGCCGTTTTGCTGTTGCTGATGCCCGCGGGCATCCCGCTGCGCGCGCTGGGGCTGGTACTGCTGTTGCCCTTGGTGTTCCCGCCACGCACCGAAGTGCCGGAGGGACGAGCACAGGTGCAGGTGCTGGATGTGGGGCAGGGGTTGTCGGTGTTGGTGCGAACTCGCGAGCATGCTCTGCTCTATGACGCGGGGCCACGGCAGGGCGATTTCGATACGGGCGAGCGGGTCGTCTTTCCTTCTTTGCGAAGCCTGGGTGTAAGTCAGCTGGATATGCTGCTGCTTAGCCATGCCGACAATGATCATTCCGGTGGCGCCCAGGCGATCCAGCGCTTGATGCCGGTAGCGAAGATAATCAGCGGAGAGCCGCAACGGCACGCAGCTGAACTGGGTGCGCTGCCCTGCGACAGTGGATCGGAGTGGCAGTGGGACCATGTGCGCTTCAGCCTCTGGCAATGGCAGGCGGCACGCGAAAGCAATCAGATGTCATGCGTTCTGTTGGTCGAGGCTAACGGTGAGCGCGTGCTGCTCACGGGCGACATCGATGAGGTAGCGGAGCGGGCATTGCTAGGCAGCGGACGGGATGTGCAGGCGCAGTGGCTGCTGCTGCCGCATCATGGCAGTCGCAGCTCTTCGTCGGAGCCGTTCCTGCGGGCAGTAGCGCCGGACGCGGCGCTTGTCTCGCGCAGTCTCCACAATGCCTTCGGGCATCCTCACCCAAGTGTGAGCGCTCGGCTCGCGGCTCTTGGCATCGATGCTTATGACACCGCTTTGCATGGTGCCATTCGGATTGATCTCGGCGACTTCTCGGCCGCCGAGGTGGAGCGCGCGAAACGTCGATTCTGGCGGGAAAAATGA
- a CDS encoding MotA/TolQ/ExbB proton channel family protein, with protein sequence MWELVKAGGWIMLPIILCSIAAAGIVAERLWTLRPSRVTPPHLLGQVWKWIKDKKLSNQKLKELRADSPLGEILAAGLSNSKRGREIMKECIEEAAARVVHDLERYLNALGTIAGIAPLLGLLGTVLGMIEIFSAFMGSGMANAPLLAGGIAKALITTAAGLMVGIPALFFHRFLQRRVDELVVGMEQEAIKLVEVVQGDRDVDLGEDKA encoded by the coding sequence GTGTGGGAGCTGGTCAAAGCAGGCGGCTGGATAATGCTGCCAATCATCCTGTGTTCCATCGCGGCCGCCGGTATCGTCGCCGAGCGACTGTGGACGCTGCGTCCGAGTCGCGTTACACCACCGCATCTGCTTGGCCAGGTATGGAAGTGGATCAAGGACAAGAAACTCAGCAATCAGAAACTCAAGGAGCTGCGTGCGGACTCCCCGCTGGGTGAGATCCTGGCAGCCGGCCTCAGCAACTCCAAACGTGGTCGCGAGATTATGAAGGAATGCATCGAGGAAGCCGCCGCTCGCGTCGTCCACGATCTGGAACGCTACCTCAACGCCCTGGGCACCATTGCCGGTATCGCTCCCTTGCTCGGTCTGCTGGGAACCGTACTGGGCATGATCGAGATTTTCAGCGCGTTTATGGGCTCCGGCATGGCCAACGCGCCGCTGCTCGCCGGTGGCATCGCCAAGGCGCTGATCACGACCGCTGCGGGGCTGATGGTTGGTATTCCCGCGCTGTTCTTCCACCGTTTCCTGCAGCGTCGCGTTGACGAGCTGGTCGTGGGGATGGAACAGGAGGCGATCAAGCTGGTGGAAGTGGTGCAGGGCGACCGTGACGTCGATCTCGGTGAGGACAAGGCGTGA
- a CDS encoding ExbD/TolR family protein has product MKFRRKPRENVEIGLAPLIDVVFILLLFFVVTTTFTRETQLKVDLPEAASGTPPQDAADRQLEVLIDVAGNYSLNGKALLKNDLNSLMAALSKESGGDNRMPMIISADGKTPHQAVITAMDAAGKLGFGQLRITTVEAQASP; this is encoded by the coding sequence GTGAAATTCCGTCGCAAACCTCGCGAGAACGTGGAGATTGGGCTGGCGCCGCTGATCGACGTGGTGTTCATTCTGCTGTTGTTTTTCGTGGTCACCACCACCTTCACTCGTGAAACACAGCTCAAGGTTGACCTCCCGGAAGCGGCGAGTGGTACGCCACCGCAGGATGCCGCGGATCGCCAGCTGGAAGTGCTGATTGATGTGGCTGGCAATTATTCCCTCAACGGCAAAGCCTTGTTGAAGAATGATCTCAACTCGTTGATGGCGGCCTTGAGCAAAGAATCTGGCGGCGACAACCGGATGCCGATGATCATCAGCGCCGATGGCAAGACGCCGCACCAGGCGGTCATCACCGCCATGGATGCCGCCGGCAAGCTGGGTTTCGGCCAGCTGCGCATTACCACGGTCGAGGCACAGGCGTCGCCCTAA
- the lpxK gene encoding tetraacyldisaccharide 4'-kinase: protein MSFVDRLQRAWYEGHPALRLLAPLELLYRRVVEARRRRFLKGESTAYRAPVPVIVVGNITVGGTGKTPLILWLIEHCRIRGLRVGVVSRGYGATPPSLPWRVRLEDSAQQAGDEPLLIVQRTGVPLMIDPDRSRAARQLLETESLDLILSDDGLQHYRLARDLELVLIDAARGLGNRRCLPAGPLREPAERLDTVDAVLFNGAEADSANGYAFSLQPAALVELCSGAHWPLDHFPVGQQLHAVAGIGNPQRFFTTLETLHWRPIPHAFADHAAYSSEQLKFSPDLPLVMTEKDAVKCRAFAPPGWSYLQVQAVPSAAFVTWFDGQLARLLPNHS from the coding sequence ATGTCATTCGTCGACCGCCTGCAACGCGCCTGGTACGAAGGGCATCCGGCGCTGCGCTTGCTGGCTCCGCTGGAGCTGCTTTATCGCCGCGTGGTCGAGGCCAGGCGGCGGCGTTTCCTCAAAGGCGAAAGCACTGCCTATCGCGCTCCGGTGCCGGTCATTGTGGTGGGCAACATCACCGTGGGCGGAACCGGCAAGACGCCATTGATTCTCTGGCTTATCGAGCACTGTCGAATCCGTGGTCTTCGCGTCGGTGTCGTCAGTCGGGGCTACGGTGCGACTCCCCCATCGTTGCCCTGGCGGGTTCGCTTGGAAGATTCCGCCCAACAGGCGGGCGACGAGCCTCTGTTGATCGTTCAGCGTACCGGTGTCCCGCTGATGATCGATCCTGATCGATCGCGCGCCGCTCGCCAGTTGCTGGAGACTGAGTCGCTCGATCTGATCCTCTCCGATGATGGCCTGCAACACTACCGTCTGGCGCGTGACCTCGAACTCGTGCTGATCGATGCTGCGCGTGGGCTGGGCAACCGCCGCTGCCTGCCGGCCGGCCCACTACGGGAGCCAGCGGAACGACTGGATACGGTGGATGCGGTTCTGTTCAACGGTGCCGAGGCGGATTCAGCGAACGGCTATGCGTTCAGCCTTCAGCCAGCCGCGCTGGTCGAATTGTGCTCCGGCGCACACTGGCCCCTCGATCATTTTCCTGTCGGGCAACAGCTGCATGCGGTGGCTGGCATCGGCAACCCGCAGCGTTTCTTCACCACGCTCGAAACGCTACACTGGCGGCCGATTCCGCATGCCTTCGCCGATCATGCAGCCTACAGTTCGGAGCAGTTGAAATTCAGCCCCGACTTGCCGCTGGTGATGACTGAAAAGGACGCGGTGAAATGCCGGGCTTTCGCCCCGCCAGGCTGGTCGTATTTGCAGGTGCAGGCTGTGCCGTCAGCTGCTTTTGTCACCTGGTTCGACGGCCAGTTGGCGCGATTGCTGCCCAATCACTCTTAA
- a CDS encoding Trm112 family protein: MDTKLLDILACPLCKGPLKLTDDKSELICKADALAFPVRDGIPVMLESEARALEVDERLDK, translated from the coding sequence ATGGATACCAAATTGCTCGACATACTGGCCTGCCCGCTTTGCAAGGGGCCGCTGAAGCTGACCGATGACAAGTCGGAACTGATCTGCAAGGCCGACGCCCTGGCGTTTCCTGTGCGCGACGGCATCCCGGTGATGCTCGAGAGCGAGGCCCGCGCCCTGGAAGTGGATGAGCGCCTGGACAAATGA
- the kdsB gene encoding 3-deoxy-manno-octulosonate cytidylyltransferase — MSTAYTVVIPARYASTRLPGKPLQDIAGKPMIQHVWEQASKSGAQRVVVATDDVRIVEACAAFGAQVVLTRADHNSGTDRLAEVAEQLGLPSDAIVVNVQGDEPLIPPAVIDQVAANLAAHPEAAIATLAEPLKDVQTLFNPNVVKVLSDINGLALTFSRAPLPWARDSFAADRSQLPVGVPYRRHIGIYAYRAGFLANFVSWGPCWLEDAECLEQLRALWHGQRIHVADAAEAPPAGVDTEEDLERVRRLLGG, encoded by the coding sequence ATGAGTACCGCTTACACCGTCGTAATTCCCGCCCGCTATGCATCGACCCGTCTTCCCGGCAAGCCGCTGCAGGATATTGCCGGCAAGCCAATGATCCAGCATGTCTGGGAGCAAGCCAGTAAGAGTGGCGCGCAGCGCGTCGTGGTCGCTACCGATGATGTGCGTATCGTCGAAGCCTGTGCGGCTTTTGGTGCCCAAGTTGTACTGACCCGTGCCGATCACAACTCCGGTACCGATCGGCTCGCCGAGGTGGCCGAGCAGCTCGGGCTGCCAAGCGACGCCATCGTGGTTAACGTACAGGGCGACGAGCCGCTGATTCCTCCGGCTGTGATCGATCAGGTTGCCGCGAATCTGGCTGCACATCCCGAAGCCGCCATCGCGACGCTCGCCGAGCCGCTGAAGGATGTGCAGACACTGTTCAATCCCAACGTGGTAAAGGTCCTCTCGGATATCAATGGTCTGGCACTGACGTTCAGCCGGGCACCACTGCCCTGGGCGCGCGATTCGTTTGCGGCTGATCGCAGCCAGTTGCCGGTCGGAGTGCCTTACCGTCGACATATCGGGATCTACGCGTATCGAGCCGGATTCCTCGCTAATTTCGTTTCCTGGGGCCCTTGCTGGCTTGAGGATGCGGAGTGCCTGGAGCAGCTGCGTGCGCTTTGGCACGGCCAGCGTATTCACGTCGCCGACGCGGCGGAGGCGCCGCCTGCCGGTGTCGATACGGAGGAAGACCTGGAGCGGGTTCGCCGTCTACTGGGTGGTTGA
- a CDS encoding low molecular weight protein-tyrosine-phosphatase gives MKVLFVCMGNICRSPTAEGVFRQRVEEAGLSERIEIDSAGTGDWHVGKAPDLRACEAASKRGYQLTALRARQVQPKDFERFDLILAMDHDNLARLQAQRPAGGQAELDLLLRRYDLGSDVVPDPYYGGADGFEEVLDLIEKASDALLVEIKGRL, from the coding sequence ATGAAAGTTCTGTTCGTTTGCATGGGCAACATCTGCCGCTCACCTACCGCTGAGGGGGTGTTTCGTCAGCGCGTCGAGGAGGCCGGACTCAGCGAACGGATCGAGATCGATTCTGCCGGGACCGGTGACTGGCATGTTGGCAAAGCGCCGGACTTGCGTGCTTGCGAGGCGGCTAGCAAGCGTGGCTATCAGCTCACAGCGCTGCGTGCACGTCAGGTACAACCCAAGGATTTCGAGCGCTTCGATCTTATCCTGGCGATGGATCACGACAACCTTGCCCGGTTGCAGGCCCAGCGCCCAGCTGGGGGCCAGGCAGAGCTCGATCTGCTATTGCGTCGCTATGATCTGGGCTCGGACGTGGTGCCTGATCCGTACTATGGCGGCGCTGATGGTTTCGAGGAAGTCCTGGACCTCATTGAGAAAGCCAGTGACGCGCTGCTCGTCGAAATAAAGGGTCGATTGTGA
- the murB gene encoding UDP-N-acetylmuramate dehydrogenase, whose protein sequence is MSLTIEFNRSLKPFNTFAVDQRAQYFAAAHGDADVRDALARAKALDVPLLVIGGGSNLLLTRDVPSLVLHMASRGKRIVEESAEQVLVEAEAGEPWHPFVLWALEQGLAGLENLSLIPGTVGASPIQNIGAYGVEIKDVFSSLTALDCQTGSLREFSLEDCAFGYRDSLFKQQPGRYLILRVRFALRRQASLHLEYGPIRQRLAEQGIVAPTAKDVSRAVCAIRSEKLPDPQQLGNAGSFFKNPLVTAAVAQALRDNHPDLVAYPQGYGQVKLAAGWLIEKAGWKGFREGDAGVHRLQALVLVNYGQASGEQLLQLARRIQADVLDRFNVALEIEPNVI, encoded by the coding sequence GTGAGCCTGACCATCGAATTCAATCGCTCATTGAAGCCTTTCAACACATTTGCCGTCGATCAGCGCGCGCAGTATTTCGCGGCAGCACATGGCGATGCTGATGTGCGCGATGCGCTCGCCCGTGCAAAGGCGCTCGATGTGCCGCTGCTGGTAATTGGTGGCGGCAGCAATCTCCTGCTGACCCGTGATGTGCCGTCACTGGTTCTGCATATGGCCAGTCGTGGAAAGCGCATCGTTGAGGAAAGCGCCGAGCAGGTTCTGGTTGAGGCAGAGGCGGGGGAGCCGTGGCATCCGTTCGTGCTCTGGGCATTAGAGCAGGGCTTGGCTGGGCTGGAGAATCTCAGCCTGATACCGGGTACCGTTGGCGCTTCGCCAATTCAGAATATTGGCGCCTATGGTGTCGAAATCAAGGATGTTTTCTCTAGCCTAACAGCGCTGGATTGTCAGACGGGGTCGCTTCGCGAGTTTTCTCTCGAAGATTGTGCCTTCGGTTATCGCGACAGCCTGTTCAAGCAGCAGCCGGGTCGTTACCTGATCTTGCGTGTGCGCTTCGCGTTACGTCGTCAGGCGTCGCTGCATCTTGAATATGGGCCAATTCGCCAGCGCTTGGCGGAGCAGGGCATCGTCGCGCCGACGGCGAAAGATGTGAGTCGAGCGGTTTGTGCCATTCGCAGTGAAAAACTGCCAGACCCGCAGCAGCTCGGCAACGCCGGCAGCTTCTTCAAGAATCCCTTGGTCACGGCTGCCGTTGCTCAGGCGCTTCGCGATAATCATCCTGACCTTGTGGCCTATCCGCAGGGCTACGGTCAGGTGAAGCTGGCAGCGGGCTGGCTGATTGAAAAAGCTGGCTGGAAAGGGTTTCGTGAGGGCGACGCTGGCGTGCATCGACTGCAGGCGCTGGTGTTGGTGAACTATGGTCAGGCCAGTGGCGAGCAATTGCTGCAATTGGCACGGCGAATCCAGGCCGACGTGCTCGATCGATTTAATGTTGCGCTGGAAATCGAGCCGAACGTGATCTGA
- the rne gene encoding ribonuclease E: protein MKRMLINATQPEELRVALVDGQRLFDLDIESGAREQKKANIYKGKITRVEPSLEAAFVDFGAERHGFLPLKEISREYFSKSPEGRVNIKDVLREGQEVIVQVEKEERGNKGAALTTFISLAGRYLVLMPNNPRAGGISRRIEGEERNELREALNGLDIPADMGLIVRTAGLGRSSEELQCDLDYLLQLWTAVKDASKDRAAPFLIYQESNVIIRAIRDYLRQDIGEVLIDSVEAQDEALSFIQQVMPQYASKIKLYEDSVPLFNRFQIESQIETAFQREVKLPSGGSIVIDPTEALVSIDINSARATKGGDIEETALQTNLEAAEEIARQLRLRDIGGLIVIDFIDMTPAKNQRAVEEKMREALEADRARIQVGRISRFGLLEMSRQRLRPSLGETSGIVCPRCNGQGIIRDVESLSLAILRLIEEEALKDRTAEVRARVPFQVAAFLLNEKRNAITKIELRTRARIFILPDDHLETPHFEVQRLRDDSPEILAGQASYEMSPTEAEEAQPVSSTRTLVRQEAAVKTAPQRAVPAATAAAPVEAPVAAAPAPEPSLFKGLIKSLVGLFAGDTKEPQATAEVEKKPASERPQRNDERRSGRQQNRRRDSRGGRDEERKPREERQPREERQPREERQPREDRQPREERQPRPPREERKPREQAEVTEAQPRRERAPREERKPREERKRELRAPIDEAPVVAEEEQVERQPRAPREERKPRAEQQAVVAADELLQQAEDADDAEDAQDANEGTEGNDGERPRRRSRGQRRRSNRRERQRDANGNEIDEVDESNAPVKTEEIAVAATAAALAANTADTEAAPQAKLADDAVIQTSSEGVATIVEQPPAAQDADERTVVEEPAVVEAAIETPAQPTELAPSEAPQVVQADVTPQPAPEPVAEKAETAPAAAPALTPNGRAPNDPREVRRRQREAERLAKEAAEAEAKAAAEQPLASPEIVASEPVVETQAQAVAQPEVTAAQPEQVEEPVRAAVEPATEEQSVSSTAEPAQQAQEPATEVVEPKPDAPVTEEAPQPAPEESENAVVGDEPDNREKPQG from the coding sequence ATGAAAAGAATGCTAATTAACGCAACTCAGCCTGAAGAGTTGCGTGTCGCACTGGTCGACGGCCAACGTCTGTTCGATCTGGACATCGAATCGGGTGCCCGCGAACAGAAGAAAGCCAACATCTACAAAGGTAAGATCACCCGCGTAGAGCCTAGCCTCGAAGCCGCCTTCGTCGACTTCGGCGCCGAGCGCCACGGCTTCCTCCCCCTCAAGGAAATCTCTCGCGAGTACTTCAGCAAGTCGCCTGAAGGCCGCGTGAACATCAAAGACGTCCTGCGCGAAGGCCAGGAAGTCATCGTTCAGGTCGAAAAAGAAGAGCGCGGCAACAAGGGAGCCGCACTGACCACCTTCATCAGCCTCGCTGGCCGTTATCTGGTATTGATGCCCAACAACCCGCGTGCCGGTGGCATCTCCCGCCGCATCGAAGGTGAAGAGCGCAACGAGCTGCGCGAAGCCCTGAACGGGCTCGATATTCCCGCCGACATGGGCCTGATCGTCCGTACCGCCGGCCTGGGGCGCTCCAGCGAAGAACTGCAGTGCGACCTCGACTACCTGTTGCAGCTCTGGACCGCAGTAAAGGATGCATCCAAGGATCGCGCCGCACCGTTCCTGATCTATCAGGAATCCAATGTCATCATTCGCGCCATCCGCGACTATCTGCGTCAGGACATCGGCGAAGTACTGATCGATAGCGTCGAGGCCCAAGACGAAGCACTGAGCTTCATTCAGCAGGTCATGCCGCAGTACGCCAGCAAGATCAAGCTGTATGAAGATTCCGTACCGCTGTTCAATCGTTTCCAGATCGAGAGTCAGATCGAGACGGCCTTCCAGCGCGAAGTGAAGCTCCCTTCCGGCGGCTCGATCGTCATCGATCCGACCGAAGCACTGGTCTCCATCGACATCAACTCGGCTCGCGCCACTAAAGGCGGCGACATCGAAGAAACCGCACTGCAGACCAACCTGGAAGCCGCGGAAGAAATCGCGCGCCAACTGCGCCTGCGCGACATCGGCGGCCTGATCGTCATCGATTTCATCGACATGACGCCGGCGAAGAACCAACGTGCCGTCGAAGAAAAAATGCGCGAAGCGCTGGAAGCTGACCGCGCACGCATTCAGGTTGGTCGCATCTCGCGCTTCGGCCTGCTGGAAATGTCCCGTCAGCGTCTGCGCCCATCCCTCGGCGAGACGAGCGGCATCGTCTGCCCACGCTGTAATGGCCAGGGCATCATCCGCGACGTGGAGTCCCTGTCGCTGGCAATTCTGCGCCTGATCGAAGAAGAAGCCCTGAAGGATCGCACGGCCGAGGTTCGCGCTCGTGTGCCGTTCCAGGTCGCCGCATTCCTGCTGAACGAGAAACGTAACGCGATCACCAAGATCGAACTGCGTACCCGCGCCCGTATCTTCATCCTGCCGGACGACCATCTGGAAACGCCGCATTTCGAAGTTCAGCGCCTACGCGACGACAGCCCTGAGATTCTGGCCGGCCAAGCGAGCTACGAGATGAGTCCGACCGAAGCTGAAGAAGCTCAGCCGGTCAGCTCCACGCGCACCCTGGTTCGTCAGGAAGCGGCAGTCAAGACGGCGCCGCAGCGTGCCGTACCGGCTGCTACAGCGGCAGCGCCAGTTGAGGCGCCAGTTGCCGCCGCGCCGGCACCGGAGCCGAGCCTGTTCAAAGGCTTGATCAAATCCCTGGTCGGTCTGTTCGCAGGTGATACGAAAGAGCCGCAAGCCACTGCCGAAGTAGAGAAAAAACCCGCATCTGAGCGGCCACAGCGCAACGACGAGCGCCGCAGTGGCCGTCAGCAGAACCGCCGCCGCGATTCGCGCGGTGGCCGTGACGAAGAGCGCAAGCCGCGTGAAGAACGTCAGCCTCGCGAGGAGCGCCAACCGCGCGAAGAGCGTCAGCCACGAGAGGACCGCCAGCCACGCGAAGAGCGTCAGCCGCGTCCGCCACGCGAGGAGCGCAAGCCACGCGAGCAGGCCGAAGTCACCGAAGCCCAGCCACGCCGCGAGCGAGCTCCACGTGAGGAGCGCAAGCCGCGCGAGGAGCGCAAACGTGAACTGCGCGCGCCGATCGACGAAGCTCCGGTAGTTGCAGAAGAAGAGCAGGTTGAGCGGCAGCCCCGCGCACCGCGCGAAGAGCGCAAGCCGCGTGCCGAACAGCAAGCCGTAGTAGCCGCCGACGAGCTGCTGCAACAAGCTGAAGACGCGGACGACGCCGAAGATGCTCAGGACGCCAACGAGGGTACCGAAGGCAACGATGGCGAGCGTCCACGCCGTCGCTCTCGCGGCCAGCGCCGTCGCAGCAACCGCCGCGAGCGCCAACGCGATGCCAATGGCAACGAGATCGATGAAGTCGACGAGAGCAACGCCCCGGTTAAGACAGAGGAGATCGCTGTTGCAGCAACCGCAGCCGCCCTGGCCGCAAATACCGCCGACACCGAAGCAGCTCCGCAGGCGAAGCTCGCTGATGATGCGGTGATCCAGACCAGCAGCGAAGGCGTTGCAACCATCGTCGAACAGCCCCCGGCTGCGCAGGATGCTGACGAGCGTACGGTTGTCGAAGAGCCTGCAGTGGTCGAGGCAGCAATCGAGACCCCGGCACAACCGACCGAACTTGCACCCAGCGAGGCACCGCAGGTTGTCCAGGCCGATGTGACTCCGCAACCAGCGCCCGAGCCGGTTGCCGAGAAAGCCGAAACGGCACCGGCTGCCGCGCCTGCACTGACACCTAACGGTCGGGCCCCTAACGATCCTCGCGAAGTCCGTCGCCGTCAGCGCGAAGCCGAGCGTCTGGCCAAGGAAGCGGCAGAAGCCGAAGCCAAGGCCGCAGCCGAGCAGCCGCTGGCCAGTCCAGAGATCGTTGCCAGTGAACCGGTCGTAGAAACGCAGGCGCAAGCCGTGGCGCAGCCGGAAGTTACCGCTGCCCAGCCGGAGCAAGTGGAAGAGCCCGTGCGTGCTGCGGTAGAACCCGCAACCGAAGAGCAATCGGTCAGTTCGACTGCCGAACCCGCTCAGCAGGCGCAAGAGCCAGCAACGGAAGTGGTCGAGCCGAAGCCAGATGCACCGGTAACCGAGGAGGCGCCTCAACCTGCCCCCGAAGAATCGGAAAACGCTGTTGTAGGCGACGAGCCAGATAACCGTGAGAAGCCGCAAGGCTAA